A section of the Felis catus isolate Fca126 chromosome B2, F.catus_Fca126_mat1.0, whole genome shotgun sequence genome encodes:
- the ZSCAN16 gene encoding zinc finger and SCAN domain-containing protein 16 isoform X4, whose product MAAALEPEAQRGLGVVKAEDRYRGRDPGPQNYSPRKREVFRQHFRRLCYRDAPGPREALTRLWELCRRWLRPECHTKEQILDLLVLEQFLSILPRDLQQWVQAHHPNTGEEAVSVLEDLERELDEPQKQVPANSERQDTLLDKLAPLGRPHESLTVRLHPKKIHEEQESGDPQRNETEHEWGRG is encoded by the exons ATGGCCGCAGCCCTGGAACCCGAGGCACAAAGAGGACTTGGGGTAGTGAAGGCGGAAGACCGTTACCGGGGACGGGACCCCGGCCCACAAAACTACAGCCCCCGCAAGAGGGAAGTGTTCCGGCAGCACTTCAGGAGGCTCTGCTATCGGGATGCACCCGGGCCCAGGGAGGCTCTCACCCGGCTGTGGGAGCTGTGCCGCCGGTGGCTGAGGCCGGAGTGCCACACCAAGGAGCAGATTTTAGACCTGCTGGTGCTGGAGCAGTTCCTGAGCATTCTTCCCAGGGACCTGCAGCAGTGGGTGCAGGCGCACCATCCAAACACTGGGGAGGAGGCGGTGAGCGTGCTGGAGGACCTGGAGAGAGAGCTGGATGAGCCTCAGAAGCAG GTCCCAGCCAATTCAGAAAGACAGGACACGCTCTTGGACAAGTTGGCCCCTTTGGGAAGGCCCCATGAGTCACTGACTGTCCGGCTCCATCCCAAGAAGATCCATGAGGAGCAGGAATCTGGGGATCCCCAGAGGAATG agacagagcatgagtgggggaggggctga
- the ZSCAN16 gene encoding zinc finger and SCAN domain-containing protein 16 isoform X1, whose product MAAALEPEAQRGLGVVKAEDRYRGRDPGPQNYSPRKREVFRQHFRRLCYRDAPGPREALTRLWELCRRWLRPECHTKEQILDLLVLEQFLSILPRDLQQWVQAHHPNTGEEAVSVLEDLERELDEPQKQVPANSERQDTLLDKLAPLGRPHESLTVRLHPKKIHEEQESGDPQRNGDETSTKNEVLSQKEDTSKDTQFLGKVNDRLNKDIPLPPEPRDATESKGRVEWPQRERRRYTCEDCGKSFSHSSDLSKHRRTHTGEKPYKCDECGKAFIQRSHLLGHHRVHTGVKPYKCEECGKDFSGRTGLIQHQRIHTGEKPYECEECGRPFRVSSALIRHQRIHTANKLY is encoded by the exons ATGGCCGCAGCCCTGGAACCCGAGGCACAAAGAGGACTTGGGGTAGTGAAGGCGGAAGACCGTTACCGGGGACGGGACCCCGGCCCACAAAACTACAGCCCCCGCAAGAGGGAAGTGTTCCGGCAGCACTTCAGGAGGCTCTGCTATCGGGATGCACCCGGGCCCAGGGAGGCTCTCACCCGGCTGTGGGAGCTGTGCCGCCGGTGGCTGAGGCCGGAGTGCCACACCAAGGAGCAGATTTTAGACCTGCTGGTGCTGGAGCAGTTCCTGAGCATTCTTCCCAGGGACCTGCAGCAGTGGGTGCAGGCGCACCATCCAAACACTGGGGAGGAGGCGGTGAGCGTGCTGGAGGACCTGGAGAGAGAGCTGGATGAGCCTCAGAAGCAG GTCCCAGCCAATTCAGAAAGACAGGACACGCTCTTGGACAAGTTGGCCCCTTTGGGAAGGCCCCATGAGTCACTGACTGTCCGGCTCCATCCCAAGAAGATCCATGAGGAGCAGGAATCTGGGGATCCCCAGAGGAATG GTGATGAAACCAGCACTAAGAATGAAGTGTTGTCCCAGAAGGAAGATACGTCCAAGGACACACAGTTCCTTGGCAAGGTAAATGACAGACTTAACAAAGACATTCCTCTGCCTCCTGAACCCAGAGATGCTACTGAAAGCAAGGGCAGAGTGGAGTGGCCGCAGAGGGAAAGAAGGCGCTACACGTGCGAGGACTGCGGGAAGAGTTTCAGTCACAGCTCAGACCTCAGCAAACACAGGAGgactcacactggagagaaaccctacaaGTGCGACGAATGCGGGAAGGCCTTCATTCAGCGCTCCCATCTCCTCGGACATCACAGAGTACACACTGGAGTGAAACCTTATAAATGTGAAGAGTGTGGGAAAGATTTTAGTGGGCGCACAGGTCTTATTCAGCACCAGAGAATCCACACGGGTGAAAAACCCTATGAATGTGAGGAGTGCGGGAGGCCCTTCCGCGTGAGTTCGGCCCTTATCagacatcagagaattcatacagcCAATAAGCTCTACTAA
- the ZSCAN16 gene encoding zinc finger and SCAN domain-containing protein 16 isoform X2, with protein MAAALEPEAQRGLGVVKAEDRYRGRDPGPQNYSPRKREVFRQHFRRLCYRDAPGPREALTRLWELCRRWLRPECHTKEQILDLLVLEQFLSILPRDLQQWVQAHHPNTGEEAVSVLEDLERELDEPQKQVPANSERQDTLLDKLAPLGRPHESLTVRLHPKKIHEEQESGDPQRNDCQASCMHGDQMSFVDISSQ; from the exons ATGGCCGCAGCCCTGGAACCCGAGGCACAAAGAGGACTTGGGGTAGTGAAGGCGGAAGACCGTTACCGGGGACGGGACCCCGGCCCACAAAACTACAGCCCCCGCAAGAGGGAAGTGTTCCGGCAGCACTTCAGGAGGCTCTGCTATCGGGATGCACCCGGGCCCAGGGAGGCTCTCACCCGGCTGTGGGAGCTGTGCCGCCGGTGGCTGAGGCCGGAGTGCCACACCAAGGAGCAGATTTTAGACCTGCTGGTGCTGGAGCAGTTCCTGAGCATTCTTCCCAGGGACCTGCAGCAGTGGGTGCAGGCGCACCATCCAAACACTGGGGAGGAGGCGGTGAGCGTGCTGGAGGACCTGGAGAGAGAGCTGGATGAGCCTCAGAAGCAG GTCCCAGCCAATTCAGAAAGACAGGACACGCTCTTGGACAAGTTGGCCCCTTTGGGAAGGCCCCATGAGTCACTGACTGTCCGGCTCCATCCCAAGAAGATCCATGAGGAGCAGGAATCTGGGGATCCCCAGAGGAATG ACTGTCAAGCAAGCTGTATGCATGGTGATCAAATGAGCTTTGTGGACATCTCCTCTCAGTGA
- the ZSCAN16 gene encoding zinc finger and SCAN domain-containing protein 16 isoform X3 has protein sequence MAAALEPEAQRGLGVVKAEDRYRGRDPGPQNYSPRKREVFRQHFRRLCYRDAPGPREALTRLWELCRRWLRPECHTKEQILDLLVLEQFLSILPRDLQQWVQAHHPNTGEEAVSVLEDLERELDEPQKQVPANSERQDTLLDKLAPLGRPHESLTVRLHPKKIHEEQESGDPQRNGTGGRCGRRKEIWELPLSR, from the exons ATGGCCGCAGCCCTGGAACCCGAGGCACAAAGAGGACTTGGGGTAGTGAAGGCGGAAGACCGTTACCGGGGACGGGACCCCGGCCCACAAAACTACAGCCCCCGCAAGAGGGAAGTGTTCCGGCAGCACTTCAGGAGGCTCTGCTATCGGGATGCACCCGGGCCCAGGGAGGCTCTCACCCGGCTGTGGGAGCTGTGCCGCCGGTGGCTGAGGCCGGAGTGCCACACCAAGGAGCAGATTTTAGACCTGCTGGTGCTGGAGCAGTTCCTGAGCATTCTTCCCAGGGACCTGCAGCAGTGGGTGCAGGCGCACCATCCAAACACTGGGGAGGAGGCGGTGAGCGTGCTGGAGGACCTGGAGAGAGAGCTGGATGAGCCTCAGAAGCAG GTCCCAGCCAATTCAGAAAGACAGGACACGCTCTTGGACAAGTTGGCCCCTTTGGGAAGGCCCCATGAGTCACTGACTGTCCGGCTCCATCCCAAGAAGATCCATGAGGAGCAGGAATCTGGGGATCCCCAGAGGAATG GTACAGGAGGAAGAtgtgggaggagaaaagagatttGGGAATTGCCCCTGAGTAGATGA